The Lysobacter capsici genome has a segment encoding these proteins:
- a CDS encoding glutathione S-transferase family protein, translating into MEIHWIQAQAPRRVLALVKHLGIEAELIEHDLMAGSMKHPDYAALNPNMKAPTLVDGDVALWEASAIMAYLCIRAGSDMWPAHHPAEQVQVLRWLSWNDCHWAPTIDAHYFEYIIKGHYGFGEPDLELLQSRQRDIAKYAGVLDGHLQGRDFVACGRLTIADFQLASMATYWRQCHLPLGDYPNIVRWLDGLMRIPAWAEPWPGRPGL; encoded by the coding sequence ATGGAAATCCACTGGATTCAAGCCCAGGCCCCGCGCCGGGTGCTGGCCCTGGTCAAGCACCTGGGCATCGAGGCCGAGCTGATCGAGCACGACCTCATGGCCGGCTCGATGAAACACCCCGACTACGCCGCGCTCAACCCCAACATGAAAGCGCCGACCCTGGTCGACGGCGACGTGGCGCTGTGGGAAGCCTCGGCGATCATGGCCTACCTGTGCATCCGCGCCGGCTCGGACATGTGGCCGGCGCACCATCCGGCCGAACAGGTGCAGGTGCTGCGCTGGCTGTCGTGGAACGACTGCCACTGGGCGCCGACGATCGATGCGCATTATTTCGAATACATCATCAAGGGCCACTACGGTTTCGGCGAACCGGACCTGGAGCTGCTGCAATCGCGCCAGCGCGACATCGCCAAGTACGCCGGCGTGCTCGACGGCCACTTGCAAGGCCGCGATTTCGTCGCCTGCGGCCGGCTGACCATCGCCGATTTTCAGCTCGCCTCGATGGCGACCTATTGGCGCCAGTGCCATCTGCCGCTGGGCGACTACCCGAACATCGTGCGCTGGCTGGACGGGCTGATGCGGATTCCGGCCTGGGCCGAGCCGTGGCCGGGTCGGCCGGGGTTGTAG
- a CDS encoding YihY/virulence factor BrkB family protein gives MERIHALQARLEQSWPGKFVQRFVDYDILALAAALSFYTLLSLAPLILMVLWLTTALYPSAQEEFFRQIGLLAGSQVESTARLIVENAENRPGTGSFAALLGTVALLVGASAVFGQLQAALNRVFRSDAKRLGGLAAWLRKRLLSFGMVISVGFLLVVSMAVQAALQLLIAYVPDLLPVFAAVASFVLYALVFAAMYRWLPDRPVSKGRSLVGGALTAGLFMLGRSAIGLYLGQASLGTAYGPAGGLVIMLVWMYYCAVVFLLGALITAMLDEHARVRRRLAEERKAAGLAAHDAATSAGT, from the coding sequence ATGGAGCGCATCCACGCCCTGCAGGCCCGCCTGGAGCAGAGCTGGCCGGGCAAGTTCGTGCAGCGCTTCGTCGATTACGACATCCTCGCCCTGGCTGCGGCGCTGTCGTTCTACACCCTGCTGTCGCTGGCGCCGCTGATCCTGATGGTGCTGTGGCTGACCACCGCGCTGTATCCGTCCGCGCAGGAAGAATTTTTCCGCCAGATCGGCCTGCTCGCCGGCAGCCAGGTCGAAAGCACGGCGCGGCTGATCGTGGAAAACGCCGAAAACCGACCGGGCACGGGTTCGTTCGCCGCGTTGCTGGGCACGGTGGCGCTGTTGGTCGGCGCCTCGGCGGTGTTCGGCCAATTGCAGGCCGCGCTCAACCGGGTGTTCCGCAGCGACGCCAAGCGCCTGGGCGGGCTGGCCGCGTGGCTGCGCAAGCGCCTGCTCTCGTTCGGCATGGTCATCAGCGTCGGCTTTTTGCTGGTGGTGTCGATGGCGGTGCAGGCCGCGCTGCAACTGCTGATCGCCTACGTGCCCGACCTGCTGCCGGTGTTCGCCGCGGTCGCCTCGTTCGTGCTGTACGCGCTGGTGTTCGCGGCGATGTACCGCTGGCTGCCCGACCGACCGGTCAGCAAGGGCCGCTCGCTGGTCGGCGGCGCGCTGACCGCGGGCTTGTTCATGCTCGGCCGCAGCGCGATCGGCCTGTACCTGGGCCAGGCCAGCCTCGGCACCGCCTACGGGCCGGCCGGCGGCCTGGTGATCATGCTGGTGTGGATGTACTACTGCGCGGTGGTGTTTCTGCTCGGCGCGCTGATCACCGCGATGCTCGACGAGCACGCGCGGGTGCGCCGGCGCCTGGCCGAGGAGCGCAAGGCGGCGGGATTGGCCGCGCACGACGCCGCAACCTCCGCCGGAACATAG
- a CDS encoding SEC-C metal-binding domain-containing protein, which yields MTPRPAFETDFEAASHDNDRGIVDTALDAAPTREITRKRRKGFPSESRVKRGRRLVHGDKELVEKLGRNDPCPCGSTRRFKELLPRRRAV from the coding sequence TTGACGCCGCGGCCTGCTTTCGAGACCGACTTCGAAGCGGCATCCCACGATAACGATCGCGGCATCGTCGACACCGCGCTCGACGCGGCGCCCACGCGTGAAATCACCCGCAAGCGCCGCAAAGGCTTCCCCTCCGAATCCCGGGTCAAACGCGGCCGGCGGCTGGTCCATGGCGACAAGGAACTGGTCGAGAAGCTGGGCCGCAACGATCCCTGTCCCTGCGGCTCCACGCGGAGGTTTAAGGAACTGTTGCCTCGGCGCCGGGCGGTATGA
- a CDS encoding GatB/YqeY domain-containing protein, giving the protein MSLKQRLTEDMKAAMKSGDKHSLGVIRLMNAALKQKEVDERIELDDVAVIAILDKMVKQRRDSVSQFEAAAREDLAQVEREEIVVIERYLPAKMGEAEVLAVIEATIAEVGATGPADLGKLMGPLKAKLAGKADMGQASALAKKRLAG; this is encoded by the coding sequence ATGAGCCTCAAGCAACGCCTCACCGAAGACATGAAGGCCGCCATGAAGAGCGGCGACAAGCACTCCCTGGGCGTGATCCGCCTGATGAATGCCGCGCTCAAGCAGAAGGAAGTCGACGAGCGCATCGAGCTCGACGACGTGGCGGTGATCGCGATCCTCGACAAGATGGTCAAGCAGCGCCGCGACTCGGTCAGCCAGTTTGAGGCGGCCGCGCGCGAAGACCTGGCCCAGGTCGAACGCGAGGAGATCGTGGTGATCGAACGCTACCTGCCGGCCAAGATGGGCGAGGCCGAGGTGCTGGCGGTGATCGAAGCGACCATCGCCGAAGTCGGCGCGACCGGCCCGGCCGACCTGGGCAAGCTGATGGGCCCGCTCAAGGCCAAGCTGGCCGGCAAGGCCGACATGGGCCAGGCCTCGGCGCTGGCGAAGAAGCGTCTGGCCGGCTGA
- the rpsU gene encoding 30S ribosomal protein S21, with translation MPSVKVRENEPFEFALRRFKRTCEKAGVLAETRKREFYEKPTQERKRKAAAAVKRQARRASRDVTKRQRLY, from the coding sequence ATGCCCAGCGTCAAAGTCCGCGAAAACGAGCCTTTCGAGTTTGCCCTGCGTCGCTTCAAGCGCACCTGCGAAAAGGCCGGCGTCCTCGCCGAAACCCGCAAGCGCGAGTTCTATGAGAAGCCGACCCAAGAGCGCAAGCGCAAGGCTGCCGCGGCGGTGAAGCGTCAGGCGCGCCGCGCCTCGCGCGACGTCACCAAGCGCCAGCGCTTGTACTGA
- the folB gene encoding dihydroneopterin aldolase — MDHVFIEGLEIEAVIGIYDWERGIRQPLVFDLEMAFDNRVPAASDAIGDTLDYAAVCARITEFVAQSQFGLVETLAERVAAIVLDEFKVARVRLKLSKPGAIRNARGVGVSIERSRG, encoded by the coding sequence ATGGATCACGTTTTCATAGAAGGCCTGGAAATCGAAGCCGTGATCGGCATCTACGACTGGGAGCGCGGCATTCGCCAGCCGCTGGTGTTCGATCTGGAGATGGCGTTCGACAACCGCGTGCCCGCGGCCAGCGATGCGATCGGCGACACGCTCGACTATGCGGCGGTGTGCGCGCGCATCACCGAGTTCGTCGCGCAGTCGCAGTTCGGCCTGGTCGAGACCCTGGCCGAACGCGTGGCCGCGATCGTGCTCGATGAGTTCAAGGTCGCCCGGGTCCGGCTCAAGTTGAGCAAGCCCGGCGCGATCCGCAACGCGCGCGGGGTCGGGGTGTCGATCGAGCGCAGCCGCGGGTGA
- a CDS encoding DUF6159 family protein produces MFEKISRSWQLAKASAAVLNSDRELLIFPIISAVCVLVVLATFLIPALALDVFADGYGPGSLLFAFAFYFCQYFAIIFCNCALVSAAMIRLEGGDPTLADGFNAARSRLGAIAGYAAIAATVGMILKALKDRDNNFIVRLIGGALGAAWTMATFLVVPVLVAEDVGPVDAVKRSVAMFKRTWGESTAGMVGIGLATGLAMVAVGLIGFGLAYVLGLLSSALAVLLGAITVLVLLALAVYQSALGSVYSAALYRYAVDGEVPRGFEGLQLESSLVR; encoded by the coding sequence ATGTTCGAGAAAATTTCCCGCAGCTGGCAATTGGCCAAGGCCAGCGCGGCGGTGCTCAATTCGGATCGGGAGCTGTTGATCTTCCCGATCATATCGGCGGTCTGCGTGCTGGTCGTGCTGGCGACGTTCCTGATTCCGGCGCTGGCGCTGGACGTGTTCGCCGACGGCTATGGGCCGGGTTCGCTGCTGTTCGCCTTCGCGTTCTACTTCTGCCAGTACTTCGCGATCATCTTCTGCAATTGCGCGCTGGTCAGCGCGGCGATGATCCGGCTGGAAGGCGGCGACCCGACCCTGGCCGACGGCTTCAACGCCGCGCGCTCGCGCTTGGGCGCGATCGCCGGGTATGCGGCGATCGCCGCGACCGTCGGCATGATCCTCAAGGCGCTCAAGGACCGCGACAACAACTTCATCGTGCGCCTGATCGGCGGCGCGCTCGGCGCGGCCTGGACCATGGCGACGTTCCTGGTGGTGCCGGTGCTGGTCGCCGAGGACGTCGGCCCGGTCGATGCGGTCAAGCGCAGCGTGGCGATGTTCAAGCGCACCTGGGGCGAGAGCACGGCGGGCATGGTCGGGATCGGCCTGGCCACGGGCCTGGCGATGGTCGCGGTCGGCCTGATCGGCTTCGGCCTGGCGTATGTGCTGGGCCTGCTGTCTTCGGCGCTGGCGGTATTGCTCGGCGCGATCACCGTGCTGGTGCTGCTGGCATTGGCGGTGTACCAGAGCGCGCTCGGCAGCGTGTACTCGGCGGCGTTGTACCGGTATGCGGTCGACGGCGAGGTGCCGCGCGGCTTTGAGGGCCTGCAACTGGAAAGCTCGCTGGTTCGTTGA
- a CDS encoding class I SAM-dependent methyltransferase codes for MKTFDLPPPDADALAHSARLAQLIREQIAANGGAIPFSRYMELALYAPGLGYYSAGASKFGRDGDFVTAPELGPIFAACVAEAVAPVLQQIGPQARFLEVGGGTGAFAEVALKRLLELDALPDRYAILEPSAELRHRQRERLRERLVPPLFELLEWPDGPFGDEWDGVLFANEVIDALPTPRFAIHNEEVHEEHIVVEGEGFARELRPADDFLANAVRQAERRLEHPFAEGYRSELLPQLPYWIQAVSGGLRRGAMLFVDYGYPRGEFYAPERSDGTLRAFYRHRMHGDPLLWPGLQDLTASVDFTALVEAGVHAGFDLAGYCSQANFLLGNGLAGVLQRIETIKDEAEKQRRLAEVKQLTLPSEMGERFQVMGLQKDVEFGVAFLAGDLSHRL; via the coding sequence TTGAAAACCTTCGATCTGCCGCCTCCCGACGCCGACGCGCTCGCCCACAGCGCGCGCCTGGCCCAATTGATCCGCGAGCAGATCGCCGCGAACGGCGGGGCGATTCCGTTCTCGCGCTACATGGAACTGGCCTTGTACGCGCCCGGCCTGGGCTATTACAGCGCCGGCGCGAGCAAGTTCGGCCGCGACGGCGATTTCGTCACCGCGCCCGAGCTCGGGCCGATCTTCGCCGCCTGCGTGGCCGAAGCGGTGGCGCCGGTGTTGCAGCAGATCGGACCGCAGGCGCGGTTTCTGGAAGTCGGCGGCGGCACCGGCGCGTTCGCCGAGGTCGCGCTCAAGCGGCTGCTGGAACTCGATGCGCTGCCCGATCGCTACGCCATCCTCGAACCCAGCGCCGAGCTGCGTCACCGCCAGCGCGAGCGGCTGCGCGAACGTCTGGTGCCGCCCTTGTTCGAACTGCTCGAATGGCCGGACGGCCCGTTCGGCGACGAGTGGGACGGCGTGCTGTTCGCCAACGAAGTGATCGATGCGCTGCCGACGCCGCGCTTCGCCATCCATAACGAAGAAGTCCACGAAGAACACATCGTGGTCGAGGGCGAGGGTTTCGCCCGCGAGTTGCGTCCGGCCGACGATTTTCTCGCCAACGCGGTGCGCCAGGCCGAGCGCCGGCTCGAACATCCCTTCGCCGAAGGCTATCGCTCCGAGTTGTTGCCGCAGTTGCCGTACTGGATTCAGGCCGTGTCCGGCGGTTTGCGCCGCGGCGCGATGCTGTTCGTCGACTACGGTTATCCGCGCGGCGAGTTCTACGCGCCCGAACGCAGCGACGGCACCTTGCGCGCGTTCTACCGTCATCGCATGCACGGCGATCCCTTGCTGTGGCCGGGCTTGCAGGACCTGACCGCCTCGGTGGATTTCACCGCATTGGTCGAGGCCGGCGTGCATGCCGGATTCGATCTGGCGGGTTATTGCTCGCAGGCGAATTTCCTGCTCGGCAACGGCCTGGCCGGCGTGTTGCAGCGGATCGAGACGATCAAGGACGAAGCCGAAAAGCAGCGCCGGCTCGCCGAGGTCAAGCAGCTGACCTTGCCCAGCGAGATGGGCGAGCGCTTCCAGGTGATGGGCTTGCAGAAGGACGTCGAATTCGGCGTCGCGTTCCTGGCCGGCGATCTGAGTCATCGCCTGTGA
- a CDS encoding VanZ family protein has translation MSVAPARAWLREFERPALWVALWLAMIAVVIATCLLPARDLPPTPFSQFDKIEHFSAYLAMSAYAGMLFARMRPQAIAAIGLIAMGVGLEFAQAQLTDSRSGDAADALANGLGALAGLFLARTPVALWLQRVDRRLAPKRG, from the coding sequence GTGAGCGTCGCGCCAGCGCGCGCGTGGCTGCGCGAGTTCGAACGTCCCGCGCTGTGGGTCGCGCTGTGGCTGGCGATGATCGCGGTGGTGATCGCGACCTGCCTGTTGCCCGCGCGCGATCTGCCGCCGACCCCGTTTTCGCAGTTCGACAAGATCGAACACTTCAGCGCCTACCTGGCGATGTCGGCCTATGCCGGCATGTTGTTCGCGCGGATGCGGCCGCAGGCGATCGCGGCGATCGGTTTGATCGCGATGGGCGTCGGCCTGGAATTCGCCCAGGCCCAGCTGACCGATTCGCGCAGCGGCGACGCCGCCGATGCCCTGGCCAACGGCCTGGGCGCCTTGGCCGGTTTGTTCTTGGCGCGCACGCCGGTGGCGTTGTGGCTGCAGCGGGTCGATCGCAGGCTGGCGCCTAAGCGGGGTTGA
- a CDS encoding TonB-dependent receptor plug domain-containing protein: protein MSSVHRNRLALAVAAAMAASAFVPTAALAQDAAPASRDATTLDAVQVTGSRARGRAAEDTAAPVDVIGKEELNATGATEIGQILQMLEPSFNFSRTFVSDGTDILRPATLRSLGPDQVLVLVNGKRRHQQALVNVQQTIGRGSAGTDINAIPLSAIERIEVLRDGAAAQYGSDAISGVINIILKKQTEETQLSFQAGKNYAGDGANYQGSVNTGVKLGDDGGFLNLSLEYRDRAETNRAGPDSLRVNPPRVTQRLGDADATDAYFWFNGGLPVGAGELYWFGGLSRRKGDSSGFFRSPGDNRTVPALYPDGFLPNILTTVDDTSLAVGYKATINDNWDWDISVNRGRSKFGFEESNSVNVSWWYEPKPGGGIYAQSPTRADTGTLQFDQTTFNLDFRGTLKGFNDRPLYLGTGVEYRKDDYQIRAGAPVTYTYGRTNNRAINIVGQTGDTAQPGMQGFPGFSPNEAVDDGRHNYAIYLDAETNLTDKFLLGGAVRYEDYSDFGNTTTGKLSARFDATEQFALRGTVSTGFRAPGVQQLFYSQRSTNLNAAGVLTDTLTARQDSAVTRAFGIEPLKEETSKSASVGFVLKPNDRFSLTMDVFRIDIDDRIIFSSNIQPESVGTNGQPCAPGNGNCPIRAILDPIGVGQVLFFTNAIDTRTTGVDIVANHNTEFAGGSKLNLTALVHFNKTEVKDRRSQSSILSPSALFDDTQVTLIERGQPREHHVLQGVYEINKWEWTARANYYGPVTGEGFTPGVKQTWGGKWLGDLAVRYKFNDKTSVTVGGNNIFDTYPDKWDPQTGAPFPQLGFKYGWETLPFGMNGGSYYARIDYRF from the coding sequence ATGTCTTCAGTGCATCGCAACCGATTGGCGCTGGCCGTGGCCGCCGCCATGGCCGCCAGCGCCTTCGTCCCCACCGCCGCGCTCGCCCAGGACGCCGCTCCGGCCAGCCGCGATGCGACGACCCTCGACGCGGTGCAGGTGACCGGTTCGCGCGCGCGCGGTCGCGCCGCCGAGGACACCGCGGCGCCGGTCGACGTGATCGGCAAGGAAGAACTCAACGCCACCGGCGCGACCGAGATCGGCCAGATCCTGCAGATGCTCGAGCCGTCGTTCAATTTCTCGCGCACCTTCGTCAGCGACGGCACCGACATCCTGCGTCCGGCGACGCTGCGTTCGCTCGGTCCCGATCAGGTGCTGGTGCTGGTCAACGGCAAGCGCCGCCACCAGCAGGCGCTGGTCAACGTGCAGCAGACCATCGGCCGCGGTTCGGCCGGTACCGACATCAACGCCATTCCGCTGTCGGCGATCGAGCGCATCGAAGTGCTGCGCGACGGCGCCGCCGCGCAGTACGGCTCGGACGCGATCTCCGGCGTGATCAACATCATCCTGAAGAAGCAGACCGAAGAAACCCAGCTATCGTTCCAGGCCGGCAAGAACTACGCCGGCGACGGCGCCAACTACCAGGGCTCGGTCAACACCGGGGTCAAGCTCGGCGACGACGGCGGCTTCCTCAACTTGTCGCTGGAATACCGCGACCGCGCCGAAACCAATCGCGCCGGTCCCGACAGCCTGCGCGTCAATCCGCCGCGCGTGACCCAGCGCCTGGGCGACGCCGACGCGACCGACGCCTATTTCTGGTTCAACGGCGGCCTGCCGGTCGGCGCCGGCGAGCTGTACTGGTTCGGCGGCCTGTCCAGGCGCAAGGGCGATTCCTCCGGCTTCTTCCGCAGCCCCGGCGACAACCGCACGGTGCCGGCGCTTTACCCGGACGGCTTCCTGCCCAACATCCTGACCACGGTCGACGACACCTCGCTGGCGGTCGGCTACAAGGCGACGATCAACGACAACTGGGACTGGGACATCTCGGTCAACCGCGGCCGCAGCAAGTTCGGCTTCGAGGAAAGCAACTCGGTCAACGTCAGCTGGTGGTACGAGCCCAAGCCCGGCGGCGGCATTTATGCGCAGTCGCCGACGAGGGCCGACACCGGCACCCTGCAGTTCGACCAGACCACGTTCAACCTGGATTTTCGCGGCACCCTCAAGGGCTTCAACGATCGTCCGCTGTACCTGGGCACCGGCGTGGAATACCGCAAGGACGACTACCAGATCCGCGCCGGCGCGCCGGTGACCTACACCTACGGCCGCACCAACAACCGCGCGATCAACATCGTCGGCCAGACCGGCGACACCGCGCAGCCGGGCATGCAGGGCTTCCCGGGCTTCTCGCCGAACGAAGCGGTCGACGACGGCCGCCACAACTACGCGATCTACCTCGACGCCGAAACCAACCTGACCGACAAGTTCCTGCTCGGCGGCGCGGTGCGTTACGAGGATTACTCCGACTTCGGCAACACCACCACCGGCAAGCTGTCGGCGCGTTTCGACGCGACCGAGCAGTTCGCGCTGCGCGGCACGGTCTCCACCGGTTTCCGCGCGCCGGGCGTGCAGCAGCTGTTCTACAGCCAGCGCTCGACCAACCTCAATGCCGCCGGCGTGCTGACCGACACCCTGACCGCGCGCCAGGACAGCGCGGTCACCCGAGCGTTCGGCATCGAACCGCTGAAGGAAGAGACCTCCAAGAGCGCCTCGGTCGGTTTCGTGCTCAAGCCGAACGATCGCTTCTCGCTGACGATGGACGTGTTCCGCATCGACATCGACGATCGCATCATTTTCTCCAGCAACATCCAGCCCGAGTCGGTCGGCACCAACGGCCAGCCGTGCGCGCCGGGCAACGGCAACTGCCCGATCCGCGCGATCCTCGATCCGATCGGCGTCGGTCAGGTGCTGTTCTTCACCAACGCCATCGACACCCGCACCACCGGCGTGGACATCGTGGCCAACCACAACACCGAGTTCGCCGGCGGTTCCAAGTTGAACCTCACCGCGCTGGTGCATTTCAACAAGACCGAAGTGAAGGACCGCCGTTCGCAGTCGAGCATCCTCTCGCCGAGCGCCTTGTTCGACGACACCCAGGTGACCTTGATCGAACGCGGCCAGCCGCGCGAACACCACGTGCTGCAGGGCGTGTACGAGATCAACAAGTGGGAGTGGACCGCGCGCGCCAACTACTACGGCCCGGTGACCGGCGAAGGCTTCACCCCGGGCGTCAAGCAGACCTGGGGCGGCAAGTGGCTCGGCGACCTGGCGGTGCGTTACAAGTTCAACGACAAGACCAGCGTGACCGTCGGCGGCAACAACATCTTCGACACCTATCCCGACAAGTGGGACCCGCAGACCGGCGCGCCGTTCCCGCAACTGGGCTTCAAGTACGGCTGGGAAACCTTGCCGTTCGGCATGAACGGCGGCAGCTATTACGCTCGGATCGATTATCGGTTCTGA
- a CDS encoding transglycosylase SLT domain-containing protein translates to MKAPDQVIVAQCFKDSAFDERAGKGKHSAQGLMQVQPNAIKQVYAVGLKAKLGETPSDIQKAAAFKEAKAAYDNDELYKGATNIQVCTEYLQYWLDKSNGDITKVYAGYRGPEQPTYCNKI, encoded by the coding sequence TTGAAGGCGCCTGATCAGGTGATCGTCGCGCAGTGCTTCAAGGACTCGGCGTTCGACGAACGCGCGGGCAAGGGCAAGCACAGCGCGCAGGGATTGATGCAGGTTCAGCCCAATGCGATCAAGCAGGTGTACGCGGTGGGCCTGAAGGCGAAACTCGGCGAGACCCCGAGCGATATTCAGAAGGCGGCGGCCTTCAAGGAAGCGAAGGCGGCCTACGATAACGACGAATTGTACAAGGGCGCGACCAATATCCAGGTCTGCACTGAGTACCTGCAATACTGGCTGGACAAGAGCAACGGCGATATCACCAAGGTCTACGCGGGATACCGTGGGCCGGAACAGCCGACGTACTGCAACAAGATCTAG
- a CDS encoding multifunctional CCA addition/repair protein, with product MKVYLVGGAVRDSLLGLPAGDRDYVVVGETPEAMLAAGFKAVGKDFPVFLHPDSGEEYALARTERKSGRGYRGFVVDADPSVTLDEDLGRRDFTINAIARDESDGRLVDPYGGARDLEAKVLRHVGPAFVEDPLRVLRAGRFMARFAEHGFTVAPETMALMRQMAESGELSDLVAERVWQELRRALSCARPSAFLRTLHDAGALAVVLPEVDALYGVPQRAEFHPEVDTGIHTEMVVDMAAQLAPGDDLIGFAALTHDLGKALTPADILPRHLNHERAGLEPLAGLCARLKIPTEHRLLAEAVCREHLNVHRFNELRARTVFELIARCDGFRNPKRIEQMALVCEADKRGRLGLQDGEYPQGPALCAALAAALKVRASDLPAGLEGPAVGEAMRRARIAAIAARRGESNESSESS from the coding sequence ATGAAGGTGTATCTGGTCGGCGGCGCGGTGCGCGATTCCCTGCTCGGCCTGCCGGCGGGCGATCGCGACTACGTTGTGGTCGGCGAAACCCCCGAGGCGATGCTCGCGGCCGGATTCAAGGCGGTCGGCAAGGATTTCCCGGTGTTCCTGCACCCCGACAGCGGCGAGGAGTACGCGCTCGCGCGCACCGAACGCAAGTCCGGACGCGGCTACCGCGGCTTCGTGGTCGACGCCGATCCGTCGGTGACCTTGGACGAGGACCTGGGCCGGCGCGACTTCACCATCAACGCGATCGCCCGCGACGAAAGCGACGGCCGCCTGGTCGATCCCTACGGCGGCGCGCGCGACCTCGAGGCGAAAGTGCTGCGCCACGTCGGCCCGGCCTTCGTCGAAGACCCGTTGCGGGTGCTGCGCGCGGGCCGCTTCATGGCGCGCTTCGCCGAACACGGCTTCACCGTCGCGCCCGAGACGATGGCGTTGATGCGGCAAATGGCCGAGTCGGGCGAACTGTCCGACCTGGTCGCCGAACGGGTCTGGCAGGAACTGCGCCGCGCGCTGAGCTGCGCGCGGCCGTCGGCGTTCCTGCGCACCCTGCACGACGCCGGCGCGCTGGCGGTGGTGCTGCCGGAAGTCGACGCCTTGTACGGCGTACCGCAGCGCGCCGAATTCCATCCCGAAGTCGATACCGGCATCCACACCGAGATGGTGGTCGACATGGCCGCGCAGCTCGCGCCCGGCGACGACCTGATCGGTTTCGCCGCGCTGACCCACGACCTGGGCAAGGCGCTGACCCCGGCCGACATCCTGCCGCGCCATCTCAATCACGAACGCGCCGGACTGGAACCGCTGGCCGGCTTGTGCGCGCGCCTGAAAATACCGACCGAGCACCGCCTGCTCGCCGAAGCGGTGTGTCGCGAACACCTCAACGTGCATCGCTTCAACGAGCTGCGCGCGCGCACCGTGTTTGAGCTGATCGCGCGCTGCGACGGCTTCCGCAACCCGAAGCGGATCGAACAGATGGCGCTGGTGTGCGAAGCCGACAAGCGCGGCCGGCTGGGCTTGCAGGACGGCGAGTATCCGCAGGGACCGGCCTTGTGCGCCGCCCTGGCCGCGGCGTTGAAGGTGCGCGCGAGCGATTTGCCAGCGGGACTGGAAGGGCCGGCGGTCGGCGAGGCGATGCGGCGCGCGCGGATCGCGGCGATCGCGGCCCGTCGTGGCGAGAGCAATGAGAGCAGCGAGAGCAGCTAG
- a CDS encoding PH domain-containing protein yields the protein MGLLDTLLGHAGEKSTDKVNEDFAPLLAPGESVQRAFGEIRDLIVFTDRRLILVDKQGVTGRKTEFLSLPYRSIVMFSLETAGHFDLEAELRLWVSGQPNPIIRHLGRSAGSEDIIALLAQNTPR from the coding sequence ATGGGCCTGCTCGACACCCTGCTCGGCCATGCCGGCGAAAAATCCACCGACAAGGTCAACGAAGATTTCGCCCCGCTGCTCGCGCCCGGCGAGAGCGTGCAGCGCGCGTTCGGCGAAATCCGCGACCTGATCGTGTTCACCGACCGCCGCCTGATCCTGGTCGACAAACAGGGCGTGACCGGTCGCAAGACCGAATTCCTCAGCCTGCCCTACCGCAGCATCGTGATGTTCTCGCTGGAAACCGCCGGCCATTTCGACCTGGAAGCCGAACTGCGGCTGTGGGTGTCGGGCCAGCCCAATCCGATCATCCGCCACCTCGGCCGCAGCGCCGGGTCGGAAGACATCATCGCGCTGCTGGCGCAGAACACGCCGCGCTAG